The following are encoded together in the Daucus carota subsp. sativus chromosome 5, DH1 v3.0, whole genome shotgun sequence genome:
- the LOC108220238 gene encoding protein FAR-RED IMPAIRED RESPONSE 1-like, translating to MVFIPLVGIDNHWKSVTFGAILLEKEDNDNYIWACESFKKVFVKNPKCIITDQDLAMKVALQTCFPLVKHRLCMWYIMKKFPSKLGTVFCAESGFMEKLNQFIWSDHITPEEFEQGWSDAIEEFDLSDNVWLREMFELRNFWIPAYFNDEPMVGLLRTTSRSESSNFYFGNYVQRGDTLSEFYLCYQSAIDKQRNNSKKLTHYDDFTPKLITDREIEKDALRLYTRAMFYKVQEEIKAGSMDIVVLSMNFSENTRTIMIQDTFKKGITFKVAVNIETNNIECSCKLFTRAGYLCSHAFFCLGICGIKLIPRQNVCNRWLKNAIERFSTLELGEISDTGTTQLSRRVKSQDCWFEFQGCLSDASGNPDILEYIRSGLSSMRKHITVTMKKPRTRLNSEQIEELIDSRVVEEVTIQNPNKSNNKGSRKRIVSGAEKSIGCNKRKKRKCATCKEYAFHDSRTCPEKN from the exons ATGGTTTTTATTCCGCTAGTGGGGATAGATAACCATTGGAAGAGTGTAACTTTTGGTGCAATATTGCTTGAGAAGGAAGATAACGATAACTATATATGGGCCTGTGAATCCTTCAAGAAAGTTTTTGTCAAGAATCCTAAATGTATAATCACAGATCAGGACCTTGCAATGAAGGTTGCTCTCCAAACTTGCTTTCCGTTAGTTAAGCATCGTCTTTGCATGTGGTATATAATGAAAAAATTTCCCTCAAAG CTTGGTACTGTTTTCTGCGCCGAGTCAGGCTTCATGGAGAAACTTAACCAGTTTATCTGGTCAGATCATATTACTCCAGAAGAGTTTGAACAAGGATGGTCTGATGCTATTGAAGAATTTGACTTGAGTGACAATGTATGGCTCAGGGAAATGTTTGAACTGAGGAATTTTTGGATTCCAGCATACTTTAATGACGAGCCAATGGTTGGCCTTCTCCGAACAACATCTAGATCAGagagttctaatttttattttggcaATTATGTTCAAAGAGGAGACACACTTTCAGAGTTTTATCTCTGTTATCAAAGTGCAATTGACAAACAGAGGAATAACTCGAAGAAATTGACCCACTATGATGATTTCACACCAAAGTTAATCACTGACAGAGAGATTGAGAAGGATGCACTGAGGCTTTACACCAGGGCTATGTTCTATAAAGTACAGGAGGAGATCAAAGCTGGTAGTATGGATATTGTCGTCTTGAGCATGAATTTTTCGGAGAATACAAGAACAATAATGATTCAAGACACATTCAAAAAGGGAATCACTTTCAAG GTTGCAGTTAACATAGAAACAAACAATATTGAATGTTCGTGCAAACTTTTCACCAGAGCTGGTTACCTATGCTCTCATGCTTTTTTCTGCCTTGGCATAtgtggaataaaattaataccAAGACAGAATGTATGCAACAGGTGGCTGAAGAATGCCATAGAGCGTTTCAGTACACTAGAGCTTGGAGAAATATCTGATACTGGTACAACACAATTATCTAGACGGGTTAAGTCGCAAGATTGTTGGTTTGAATTTCAGGGTTGTCTCAGTGATGCATCTGGGAATCCCGATATTTTGGAGTATATTAGAAGTGGCCTGAGTAGTATGCGTAAGCACATTACAGTGACAATGAAGAAGCCAAGGACACGATTGAATTCTGAACAAATTGAAGAATTAATAGATTCTCGTGTTGTTGAAGAGGTGACCATACAGAATCCTAACAAAAGCAACAACAAAGGCAGCAGAAAAAGGATTGTATCTGGAGCAGAAAAGTCTATTGGCTGtaacaaaagaaagaagaggaaGTGTGCAACATGCAAGGAATATGCTTTTCATGATTCAAGAACATGTCCTGAAAAAAACTGA